The following are encoded together in the Bacillus cereus group sp. RP43 genome:
- the rimM gene encoding ribosome maturation factor RimM (Essential for efficient processing of 16S rRNA), with product MTKWFNVGKIVNTHGVKGEIRVISRTDFPEERYKVGNTLYIWDEKGTDYLTVKVTSHRQHKTFDLLTLEGYNNVDEVEKFKGSLIKVPEEQLGELAEGEYYYHEIIGCNVVTEEGEALGTIKEILSPGANDVWVIKRPKGQDLLIPYIDDVVLQVNIENKLVTIHVMEGLL from the coding sequence ATGACAAAATGGTTTAACGTAGGGAAAATTGTAAATACTCATGGCGTAAAAGGAGAAATTCGTGTTATTTCTCGTACTGATTTTCCAGAAGAGCGATATAAAGTAGGGAACACGTTATACATATGGGATGAGAAAGGTACAGACTATCTTACAGTGAAGGTAACTTCTCATCGTCAACATAAGACATTTGATTTATTAACACTTGAAGGATACAACAATGTAGATGAAGTAGAGAAATTTAAAGGTTCTTTAATAAAAGTACCAGAAGAGCAGTTAGGCGAACTAGCTGAAGGTGAATACTACTACCATGAAATTATTGGTTGCAACGTTGTAACGGAAGAAGGAGAAGCGTTAGGGACAATCAAAGAGATTCTATCTCCTGGTGCGAATGATGTTTGGGTGATTAAACGTCCAAAGGGTCAAGATCTGTTAATTCCTTATATTGATGACGTTGTACTTCAAGTTAACATTGAAAATAAGCTAGTAACCATTCATGTAATGGAAGGGCTACTATAA
- the rplS gene encoding 50S ribosomal protein L19, with the protein MQQLITEITKGQLKTDLPSFRPGDTLRVHVKVVEGTRERIQLFEGVVIKRRGGGISETFTVRKISYGVGVERTFPVHTPRIANIEVLRRGKVRRAKLYYLRNLRGKKARIKEIR; encoded by the coding sequence ATGCAACAATTAATCACAGAAATCACAAAAGGCCAATTAAAAACTGACCTTCCTTCATTCCGTCCTGGAGACACTTTACGTGTACACGTAAAAGTAGTTGAGGGAACTCGTGAAAGAATTCAGCTTTTCGAAGGTGTTGTAATTAAACGTCGTGGTGGCGGAATCAGTGAAACATTCACAGTTCGTAAGATTTCTTACGGTGTAGGTGTTGAGCGTACATTCCCAGTTCACACGCCAAGAATCGCGAACATCGAAGTACTTCGCCGTGGTAAAGTACGTCGTGCTAAGTTATACTACTTACGTAACCTTCGCGGTAAAAAAGCACGTATTAAAGAAATTCGATAA
- the smc gene encoding chromosome segregation protein SMC, which produces MFLKRLEIAGFKSFAERVSVDFVPGVTSVVGPNGSGKSNITDAIRWVLGEQSAKSLRGAKMEDIIFAGSDTRRAVNVAEVTLTLNNEDQRLPIEYNEVCVTRRVSRSGDSDFYINKQSCRLKDIIDLFMDSGMGREAFSIISQGKVEEILSSKSEERRGVFEEAAGVLKYKLRKKKAEGKLAETQENLNRVQDIIHELSSQVEPLERQASIAKDYLEKKEELEKVEAALIVHEIEELHAKWEALRNQFGHNKDEEAKMSANLQKSEEELEELRGQLQAVDESVNSLQEVLLLSSKELEKLEGQRELLKERKQNATTHCAQLEKLIVELTEKATSYDDEIETSTEALMQFVNQVKELEKKLHDNERLLATFAENLEEQIENLKGDYIELLNQQASLRNELSMIEEQSKQQNSKNERLDEENEKYVQMRVEITAKKAKLVESYEQAREKIADIISNIQKTETALGKCKSQYSENETKLYQAYQFVQQARSRKEMLEEMQEDYSGFYQGVREVLKARENRLQGIEGAVAELLTVPKEYEIAMEIALGAAMQHIVVQTEEHARNAIAFLKQNKHGRATFLPQAVIKSRSLSFDQLRIVNQHPSFVGVAAELVQYNNKYENVVSSLLGTVVVAKDLRGANELAKQLQYRYRIVTLEGDVVNPGGSMTGGAVKQAKSSLLGRQRELEEWTEKLTDMEEKTTKLENFVKAVKQEIQEKEVQIRELRQGVETERVDEQKLREEINRLELDEHRINDRLSIYDLEIEGFLQDQVKMQGRKEELEKILATLQAEIGELDSKIVVLTKQKSEQHSSKEKVQKEMTELKVQAAEQQQRLSNQKEKVERLTKEKEETDATLVKTKEDLAFLKQEMTSNSSGEEQITNMIEKKAYDRNQTSELIRSRREQRVSLQERVEHLERGTKETIGKHKYILEMLKDQEVKINRLDVELENRLQHLRETYTISFEAAKLKYTMMMPAEDARKKVKLIKLSIEELGAVNLGAIDEYERVAERHTFLLEQRDDLEEAKSTLHQLITEMDEEMKKRFSTTFEGIRTEFQSVFSELFGGGRADLVMTNPEDLLNTGIDIVAQPPGKKLQNLGLLSGGERALTAIALLFGILKVRPVPFCVLDEVEAALDEANVARFAQYLKKFSDETQFIVITHRKGTMEESDVLYGVTMQESGVSKLVSVRLDDGEELVASR; this is translated from the coding sequence GTGTTTTTAAAAAGATTAGAAATAGCAGGATTTAAATCTTTTGCTGAGCGTGTATCTGTCGATTTTGTTCCAGGTGTAACTTCTGTAGTAGGACCTAACGGGAGCGGAAAAAGTAATATTACTGATGCAATTCGCTGGGTACTTGGTGAACAATCTGCAAAGTCATTACGCGGTGCAAAGATGGAGGATATTATTTTTGCCGGCAGTGATACGAGAAGAGCGGTTAATGTTGCTGAAGTTACATTAACTTTAAATAATGAAGACCAACGCTTACCGATTGAGTATAACGAGGTGTGTGTAACGCGTCGTGTATCTCGTTCGGGTGATAGTGATTTTTATATTAATAAACAATCTTGTAGATTGAAAGATATTATTGATTTATTTATGGACTCTGGTATGGGAAGAGAAGCTTTTTCAATTATTAGCCAGGGGAAAGTCGAAGAGATTTTAAGTAGTAAATCAGAAGAACGCCGTGGTGTATTTGAAGAAGCTGCGGGTGTGCTGAAATACAAACTTCGTAAAAAGAAAGCTGAAGGGAAATTGGCGGAAACACAAGAAAACTTAAATCGTGTACAAGATATTATTCACGAATTAAGTAGTCAAGTAGAACCACTAGAAAGACAAGCTTCTATTGCGAAAGATTATCTTGAGAAAAAAGAAGAATTAGAGAAGGTAGAAGCTGCGCTTATTGTACATGAAATTGAAGAATTACATGCAAAATGGGAAGCGCTTCGAAATCAATTTGGGCATAATAAAGATGAAGAAGCTAAAATGTCGGCGAACTTACAAAAAAGTGAAGAAGAGCTTGAGGAATTACGCGGGCAATTACAAGCCGTTGATGAATCTGTAAATTCCTTACAAGAAGTTCTCCTTCTGTCTAGTAAAGAACTAGAAAAATTAGAAGGGCAACGCGAGCTGTTAAAGGAAAGAAAGCAAAATGCAACGACACATTGTGCGCAGCTTGAAAAGCTAATTGTTGAGTTAACAGAGAAAGCTACAAGTTATGATGACGAAATTGAAACAAGTACAGAAGCGTTAATGCAATTTGTGAATCAAGTAAAAGAATTGGAGAAGAAATTGCATGATAACGAGCGATTACTTGCGACTTTTGCTGAGAATTTAGAGGAACAAATTGAGAATTTAAAAGGTGACTATATTGAACTTTTAAATCAACAAGCAAGTCTTCGTAATGAATTATCTATGATTGAAGAACAATCAAAACAGCAAAACTCTAAAAACGAACGACTTGATGAAGAAAATGAAAAGTATGTACAGATGCGTGTGGAAATTACAGCGAAAAAGGCGAAACTTGTAGAAAGTTATGAGCAAGCGAGAGAGAAAATAGCTGACATTATTTCTAACATACAGAAGACAGAAACGGCGCTTGGGAAATGTAAGTCACAGTATAGTGAAAATGAAACGAAACTGTATCAAGCGTATCAATTTGTGCAACAGGCGCGCTCTCGGAAAGAAATGTTAGAAGAGATGCAAGAGGACTATTCTGGCTTCTATCAAGGGGTACGTGAAGTATTAAAGGCTAGAGAAAATAGGCTGCAAGGTATTGAGGGAGCGGTTGCAGAACTTCTGACTGTGCCGAAAGAATATGAAATCGCAATGGAAATCGCCCTTGGGGCAGCGATGCAACATATCGTAGTACAAACAGAAGAACATGCTCGTAATGCGATTGCATTTTTAAAGCAAAATAAACATGGCCGTGCAACGTTTTTACCTCAAGCTGTTATTAAAAGCCGATCGCTATCATTTGATCAATTACGCATTGTGAATCAGCACCCATCGTTTGTCGGTGTAGCGGCAGAACTTGTGCAGTACAATAATAAATATGAGAATGTAGTTTCCAGTTTATTGGGTACTGTTGTTGTTGCGAAAGATTTACGCGGAGCAAATGAGTTAGCGAAACAACTGCAATACCGCTATCGTATTGTAACACTCGAAGGTGACGTAGTGAACCCGGGTGGTTCTATGACGGGTGGAGCTGTAAAACAAGCGAAATCCTCTTTATTGGGACGTCAACGTGAACTTGAAGAGTGGACTGAAAAACTAACTGACATGGAAGAAAAAACAACGAAGCTAGAAAACTTTGTTAAAGCAGTAAAGCAAGAGATTCAAGAAAAAGAAGTACAAATACGAGAGCTACGCCAAGGTGTAGAGACCGAACGTGTAGATGAACAGAAGTTAAGAGAAGAAATTAATCGTTTAGAATTGGATGAACATCGTATTAATGATCGTTTATCGATTTACGATTTAGAGATTGAAGGATTTTTACAAGATCAAGTAAAAATGCAAGGGCGTAAAGAAGAGTTAGAAAAGATTTTAGCTACTCTTCAAGCGGAGATTGGGGAATTAGATAGCAAAATCGTCGTTTTAACGAAACAAAAAAGTGAACAACATTCTTCAAAAGAAAAAGTTCAGAAGGAAATGACGGAGCTAAAAGTGCAAGCTGCTGAACAACAACAACGTTTGTCTAATCAAAAAGAAAAAGTCGAACGATTGACGAAGGAAAAAGAAGAGACTGATGCAACGCTTGTAAAAACGAAAGAAGATTTAGCGTTCTTAAAGCAAGAGATGACATCTAATTCAAGTGGCGAAGAACAAATTACGAATATGATTGAGAAGAAAGCGTATGATCGTAATCAAACTTCGGAGTTAATTCGTTCTCGTCGTGAACAACGCGTATCATTGCAAGAAAGAGTCGAGCATTTAGAGCGCGGTACGAAAGAAACGATAGGTAAACATAAATATATTCTTGAGATGCTGAAAGATCAAGAAGTGAAAATTAACCGACTTGATGTAGAGCTGGAAAATAGATTGCAACATTTACGTGAAACATATACTATTTCATTTGAAGCAGCAAAACTTAAGTATACAATGATGATGCCTGCAGAAGATGCGCGTAAAAAGGTGAAACTAATTAAACTATCCATCGAAGAGTTAGGCGCAGTAAATTTAGGGGCAATTGATGAGTATGAACGTGTAGCAGAGCGCCATACATTCTTATTAGAGCAAAGAGATGATCTAGAAGAAGCGAAATCGACATTGCATCAACTTATTACAGAAATGGATGAAGAGATGAAAAAACGCTTTTCTACTACGTTCGAAGGGATTCGAACAGAGTTTCAATCTGTATTCTCTGAATTATTCGGAGGTGGAAGAGCGGATTTAGTAATGACAAATCCAGAAGATTTACTAAATACTGGTATTGATATTGTAGCGCAACCACCAGGAAAGAAACTACAAAACTTAGGTTTACTTTCAGGGGGAGAGCGTGCTTTAACGGCAATTGCGCTCTTATTTGGTATTTTAAAAGTACGCCCAGTTCCATTCTGTGTGCTAGATGAAGTAGAAGCAGCTCTTGATGAGGCAAACGTTGCTCGTTTTGCGCAGTATTTAAAGAAATTTAGTGATGAAACACAGTTTATTGTAATTACACACCGAAAAGGTACAATGGAAGAGTCTGATGTATTGTACGGTGTCACAATGCAAGAATCAGGGGTGTCGAAGCTTGTTTCTGTTCGTTTAGATGATGGCGAAGAACTTGTTGCAAGTAGATAG
- the ylqF gene encoding ribosome biogenesis GTPase YlqF yields MVIQWFPGHMAKARRQVTEKLKLIDVVIELVDARLPLSSRNPMIDEIITHKPRLVVLNKADMADDRLTKQWIAYFDERGQKAISINAQAGQGMKEIAAACKVLVKEKFDKMVAKGIRPRAIRALIVGIPNVGKSTLINKLAKKNIAKTGDRPGVTTAQQWIKVGKEMELLDTPGILWPKFEDQLVGLRLATTGAIKDSILNLQDVAIYALRFMEKHYPERLKERYNLNDIPEEIVELFDAIGKNRGCLMGGGMIDYDKTSELILRELRGGRFGKMTFETPEEFAEQVEDVEKVEGV; encoded by the coding sequence ATGGTAATTCAATGGTTCCCAGGGCATATGGCAAAGGCTAGACGCCAAGTAACAGAAAAATTAAAGTTAATTGATGTTGTAATTGAGCTTGTAGATGCTCGATTACCTTTATCTTCTCGTAATCCAATGATTGATGAAATTATTACGCATAAACCAAGGCTTGTTGTTTTAAATAAAGCGGATATGGCGGATGATCGTCTTACAAAGCAGTGGATTGCATATTTTGATGAAAGAGGTCAAAAGGCAATTTCAATTAATGCACAAGCTGGACAAGGTATGAAGGAAATTGCAGCAGCTTGTAAAGTTCTTGTCAAAGAAAAATTCGATAAAATGGTTGCTAAAGGCATTAGACCAAGAGCAATTCGTGCTTTAATTGTAGGTATTCCAAATGTTGGTAAATCTACACTGATTAATAAATTAGCGAAGAAGAATATAGCAAAAACAGGAGATCGTCCTGGTGTTACAACCGCCCAGCAGTGGATTAAAGTTGGGAAAGAAATGGAATTATTAGATACACCAGGTATTTTGTGGCCTAAATTTGAAGATCAATTAGTTGGTCTTCGTTTAGCGACGACGGGTGCAATTAAAGATTCTATATTAAATCTACAGGATGTAGCTATTTATGCGTTACGTTTTATGGAAAAACATTATCCAGAACGTTTAAAAGAGCGATATAATTTAAATGACATTCCAGAAGAAATTGTGGAGTTATTTGATGCAATTGGAAAAAACAGAGGTTGCTTAATGGGCGGCGGAATGATTGATTATGATAAAACATCTGAGCTTATACTTCGTGAGCTTCGTGGTGGAAGATTTGGAAAAATGACGTTTGAAACACCAGAAGAGTTTGCAGAGCAGGTAGAAGATGTGGAAAAAGTAGAAGGAGTATAA
- the trmD gene encoding tRNA (guanosine(37)-N1)-methyltransferase TrmD gives MKIDILTLFPDMFTGVFGSSILKKAQEKEAVELRVVNFREYTTSKHNSVDDYPYGGGAGMVLTPQPIFDAVEELTKETDRKPRIVLMCPQGERFTQKKAEELAGEEHVIFVCGHYEGYDERIREHLVTDEISIGDYVLTGGELASMVVTDSVVRLLPGVLGNQTSQVEDSFSTGLLEHPHYTRPADFRGMKVPDVLMSGNHKNIDEWRHKESLRRTYTRRPDLLEERELSKQEEKWLEQIKEDR, from the coding sequence ATGAAAATTGACATTTTAACATTGTTTCCAGATATGTTTACGGGAGTATTTGGGTCTTCAATTTTAAAGAAAGCACAAGAAAAAGAAGCGGTAGAGCTTCGTGTTGTCAATTTCCGTGAGTATACAACTAGTAAGCATAATAGTGTAGATGATTATCCGTATGGTGGGGGCGCTGGTATGGTATTAACCCCACAGCCTATCTTTGACGCAGTAGAAGAGTTAACGAAGGAAACAGACCGTAAGCCGAGAATCGTCTTAATGTGTCCACAAGGAGAGCGTTTCACGCAGAAGAAGGCAGAAGAGCTTGCTGGAGAAGAGCATGTTATTTTTGTATGTGGCCATTATGAAGGATACGATGAACGAATTCGTGAGCATCTTGTAACAGATGAGATTTCTATTGGGGATTACGTATTAACGGGTGGAGAATTGGCTTCTATGGTAGTCACAGACAGTGTTGTACGTCTTTTGCCAGGAGTACTTGGGAATCAAACGTCACAAGTGGAAGACTCTTTTAGCACAGGTTTGTTAGAGCATCCACATTATACACGTCCTGCTGATTTTCGTGGTATGAAGGTACCGGATGTACTAATGTCAGGAAATCATAAAAACATTGATGAATGGCGCCATAAAGAGTCACTACGTCGTACGTACACACGTAGACCGGATTTACTAGAAGAAAGAGAATTATCTAAGCAAGAAGAGAAATGGCTGGAACAAATTAAAGAAGACCGATAA
- the rpsP gene encoding 30S ribosomal protein S16 — MAVKIRLKRMGAKKTPFYRVVVADSRSPRDGRFIEEIGTYNPVAQPAEVKINEEAALKWLGNGAKPSDTVRNLFSNQGIMEKFHLSKQGK; from the coding sequence ATGGCAGTTAAAATTCGTTTAAAACGTATGGGAGCTAAAAAAACTCCTTTCTATCGTGTAGTTGTTGCAGATTCTCGTTCTCCTCGTGACGGACGTTTCATTGAGGAAATCGGTACTTACAATCCGGTTGCTCAACCAGCGGAAGTTAAGATCAACGAAGAAGCAGCATTAAAATGGTTAGGAAATGGTGCTAAACCATCTGATACAGTTCGTAACCTTTTCTCTAACCAAGGTATCATGGAGAAATTCCACTTATCTAAACAAGGTAAGTAA
- the rncS gene encoding ribonuclease III has translation MPYRKHREKKYEAKYREAFKVFQEKIGITFTDEKLLIQAFTHSSYVNEHRKKPHEDNERLEFLGDAVLELTVSQYLFQKYPTMSEGELTKLRAAIVCEPSLVRFANEMSFGSLVLLGKGEEMTGGRERPALLADVFEAFIGALYLDQGLETVWGYLKEVVYPKINEGAFSHVMDYKSQLQELIQRDGSGNIEYQILQEKGPAHNREFVSRVTLNNEALGLGSGKSKKEAEQQAAAEALKKLKEQS, from the coding sequence ATGCCGTACCGAAAACATAGAGAAAAAAAATACGAAGCAAAATATCGTGAAGCTTTTAAAGTATTTCAAGAAAAGATAGGTATTACGTTTACAGATGAAAAATTATTGATTCAAGCATTTACGCATTCATCGTATGTGAATGAGCATCGAAAAAAACCGCATGAGGACAATGAGCGTCTTGAATTTCTTGGCGATGCTGTATTGGAACTCACTGTATCACAGTATCTGTTTCAAAAATATCCGACAATGAGCGAAGGAGAGTTAACAAAACTACGTGCAGCTATTGTATGTGAGCCATCTCTTGTTCGTTTTGCAAACGAAATGTCATTTGGTAGCCTTGTTTTATTAGGAAAAGGTGAGGAAATGACGGGTGGACGTGAACGACCAGCTTTATTAGCGGATGTCTTTGAAGCGTTTATTGGTGCCCTTTATCTTGATCAAGGGCTAGAAACAGTTTGGGGATACTTAAAAGAAGTTGTATATCCAAAAATTAATGAAGGTGCTTTTTCTCATGTGATGGATTATAAGAGTCAATTGCAAGAATTGATTCAGCGTGATGGTAGTGGCAATATTGAGTATCAAATTTTGCAAGAAAAAGGACCAGCCCACAACCGAGAATTTGTGTCCCGTGTAACTTTAAATAATGAGGCATTAGGTCTTGGAAGTGGTAAGTCAAAAAAAGAGGCAGAGCAACAAGCTGCTGCAGAAGCATTGAAAAAATTAAAAGAACAATCATAA
- the ffh gene encoding signal recognition particle protein → MAFEGLADRLQQTMQKIRGKGKVSEADVKEMMREVRLALLEADVNFKVVKDFIKRVSERAVGQDVMKSLTPGQQVIKIVQEELTELMGGEQSKIAVANKPPTVIMMVGLQGAGKTTTTGKLANLLRKKHNRKPMLVAADIYRPAAIKQLETLGKQLDMPVFSLGDQVSPVEIAKQAIAKAKEDHHDYVLIDTAGRLHIDEELMDELAKVKEVAKPDEIFLVVDAMTGQDAVNVAQSFHEQLGLTGVVLTKLDGDTRGGAALSIKAVTNTPIKFAGMGEKLDAIEAFHPERMASRILGMGDVLTLIEKAQATVDEEKAKELEQKMRTLSFTLDDFLEQLGQVRQLGPLDELLGMLPGANKIKGLKNAQVDEKQIGHIEAIIRSMTKVEREQPEIINASRKKRIAKGSGTTVQEINRLIKQFDDMKKMMKTMTGMQKGKKKGLGGLKFPFM, encoded by the coding sequence ATGGCATTTGAAGGATTAGCCGACCGACTTCAACAGACAATGCAAAAAATCCGCGGCAAAGGAAAAGTTTCTGAAGCCGATGTGAAAGAAATGATGAGAGAAGTTCGTCTAGCTCTTTTAGAAGCAGATGTTAACTTTAAAGTAGTAAAAGATTTTATAAAGCGTGTGTCTGAGCGTGCTGTCGGACAAGATGTAATGAAAAGTTTGACACCTGGACAACAAGTAATTAAAATCGTACAGGAAGAACTTACAGAACTTATGGGCGGAGAGCAAAGCAAAATTGCTGTTGCTAATAAGCCACCTACTGTTATAATGATGGTTGGTCTGCAAGGTGCGGGTAAAACAACGACGACAGGTAAGCTTGCGAATTTGCTTCGTAAAAAGCATAATCGTAAACCGATGCTTGTTGCAGCGGATATTTACCGTCCAGCAGCGATTAAACAGCTTGAAACATTAGGGAAGCAATTGGACATGCCTGTTTTCTCTTTGGGAGATCAAGTAAGTCCGGTTGAAATTGCGAAACAAGCGATTGCGAAAGCAAAAGAAGATCATCATGATTATGTTTTAATCGATACAGCGGGTCGCCTGCATATTGATGAAGAACTAATGGATGAATTAGCGAAAGTCAAAGAAGTTGCGAAACCGGATGAAATTTTCCTTGTTGTCGATGCGATGACAGGACAAGACGCGGTAAATGTAGCACAAAGTTTCCATGAACAGCTAGGATTAACAGGTGTTGTATTAACGAAATTAGATGGTGATACGCGCGGTGGTGCGGCATTATCTATTAAGGCTGTAACAAATACACCAATTAAATTTGCTGGTATGGGTGAAAAACTAGATGCAATTGAAGCGTTCCATCCAGAACGTATGGCATCCCGTATTTTAGGGATGGGCGACGTCTTAACATTAATTGAAAAGGCGCAAGCTACAGTTGATGAAGAGAAAGCAAAAGAACTTGAGCAAAAAATGCGTACGCTTTCGTTTACGCTTGACGATTTCCTAGAACAACTTGGACAAGTGCGTCAACTTGGACCGCTTGACGAATTGTTAGGAATGCTTCCTGGTGCAAATAAAATTAAAGGGCTGAAAAATGCACAAGTTGATGAAAAACAAATTGGGCATATTGAGGCAATTATTCGTTCTATGACTAAAGTAGAACGAGAACAACCGGAAATAATCAATGCTAGTCGTAAAAAGCGCATTGCCAAAGGTAGCGGTACAACAGTACAAGAAATCAATCGTCTAATCAAGCAATTTGATGATATGAAAAAAATGATGAAGACGATGACGGGAATGCAAAAAGGTAAGAAAAAAGGACTAGGTGGATTGAAGTTTCCATTCATGTAA
- a CDS encoding putative DNA-binding protein: MLEKTTRMNYLFDFYQSLLTQKQRSYMSLYYLDDLSLGEIAEEFDVSRQAVYDNIKRTEAMLEEYEDKLVLLQKFQERQRLVAKLKQLISEEEHVNEEMKQVVEAIEKLD; encoded by the coding sequence ATGCTCGAGAAAACAACGAGAATGAACTATTTATTTGATTTTTATCAATCGTTGTTAACGCAAAAACAAAGAAGTTATATGTCGCTTTATTATCTAGATGATTTATCTCTTGGTGAAATTGCGGAAGAATTTGATGTAAGTCGCCAAGCCGTGTATGATAACATTAAACGGACTGAAGCGATGCTTGAAGAATATGAAGATAAATTAGTATTACTTCAAAAGTTTCAAGAGCGACAGCGACTTGTTGCAAAGCTAAAACAGCTAATCAGCGAAGAAGAGCATGTGAATGAAGAAATGAAACAAGTTGTTGAAGCTATCGAAAAATTAGATTAG
- the lepB gene encoding signal peptidase I — MKKEKSSLWEWIKAILIAVVLAGVIRQFFFAPILVDGVSMSPTLHDRDRMIVNKIGYHIGDPKRFDIIVFRATEEKDYIKRIIGLPGDEIEYRNDKLYVNGKPYEEPYLDKQKKQLADGPLTYDFTLEEMTGKKTVPEGQLFVLGDNRRFSKDSRSIGTISMDQVIGKANMLYWPLKDARIVK, encoded by the coding sequence ATGAAGAAAGAGAAGAGCTCACTTTGGGAATGGATTAAAGCAATTTTGATTGCTGTTGTATTAGCGGGCGTAATTAGACAGTTTTTCTTTGCCCCAATTCTCGTAGATGGTGTATCGATGTCGCCGACTTTACATGACCGTGATCGAATGATTGTTAATAAAATTGGCTATCACATAGGTGATCCGAAACGCTTTGATATTATTGTATTCCGAGCGACGGAAGAAAAAGATTATATTAAGCGTATTATTGGCCTGCCAGGCGACGAAATCGAATACCGTAATGATAAACTATATGTTAACGGGAAACCTTATGAGGAGCCGTATTTAGATAAGCAGAAAAAACAACTTGCTGACGGACCGCTTACATATGATTTTACTCTTGAAGAAATGACAGGAAAGAAAACTGTTCCAGAAGGTCAATTATTTGTTTTAGGCGATAATCGTCGTTTTAGTAAAGATAGCCGTTCGATTGGTACAATTTCAATGGACCAAGTGATTGGTAAAGCAAATATGCTATATTGGCCGTTAAAAGATGCACGTATTGTGAAATAA
- a CDS encoding KH domain-containing protein, with protein sequence MKMLVETIVKPLVDHPGDVKVTQELCNGEIKYRLTVHPEDVGKVIGKQGKVAKAIRMLLYSVGHHNDENVTLEIQ encoded by the coding sequence ATGAAAATGTTAGTCGAGACAATTGTTAAACCTCTTGTGGATCATCCTGGAGATGTAAAAGTTACACAGGAACTTTGCAACGGAGAAATAAAGTATCGATTAACTGTACATCCTGAGGATGTTGGAAAAGTCATTGGAAAGCAAGGGAAAGTTGCGAAAGCGATTCGAATGCTCTTGTATTCAGTGGGACATCATAATGATGAGAACGTCACACTGGAAATTCAATAA
- the ftsY gene encoding signal recognition particle-docking protein FtsY, with protein sequence MSFLKKLKEKISKQTDTVTEKFKQGLEKTRNSFADKVNDLVYRYRKIDEDFFEELEEILISADVGVSTVMELIDQLKEEVQRRNIQDPKEVQAVISEKLVGIYKGDSDFSNEVNIQEDQLTVVLFVGVNGVGKTTTIGKLAHKFKSEGKSVLLAAGDTFRAGAIEQLEVWGDRVGVEVIKQESGSDPAAVMYDAVQAAKARKVDVLLCDTAGRLQNKVNLMKELEKVKRVIEREVPGAPHEVLLVIDATTGQNGLSQAKTFREATNVTGIVLTKLDGTAKGGIVLAIRNEMDVPVKFVGLGEQMDDLQQFDPEQYVYGLFANLVETEEV encoded by the coding sequence ATGAGTTTTTTAAAAAAATTAAAAGAAAAAATTTCAAAACAAACGGATACGGTAACAGAGAAGTTTAAACAAGGCTTAGAAAAAACGAGAAATTCATTTGCTGATAAAGTAAATGACTTAGTGTACCGTTACCGTAAAATAGACGAAGATTTCTTTGAGGAATTAGAAGAAATTTTAATTAGTGCGGATGTCGGAGTTTCGACAGTGATGGAATTAATTGATCAGTTGAAAGAAGAAGTGCAACGTCGTAACATTCAAGATCCGAAAGAAGTACAGGCTGTTATTTCTGAAAAGTTAGTGGGAATTTACAAAGGTGACAGCGACTTTAGTAATGAAGTTAATATACAAGAGGATCAATTAACAGTAGTTTTATTTGTTGGTGTTAATGGTGTGGGGAAAACGACGACGATTGGTAAGCTTGCACATAAATTTAAATCAGAAGGTAAGTCTGTCCTATTAGCGGCAGGAGATACATTCCGTGCTGGAGCGATTGAACAATTAGAAGTATGGGGCGATCGTGTTGGTGTAGAAGTAATTAAACAAGAATCAGGATCTGACCCAGCGGCGGTTATGTATGATGCTGTACAAGCGGCAAAGGCCCGTAAAGTGGATGTATTGCTATGTGATACAGCAGGACGCTTACAAAATAAAGTAAACTTAATGAAAGAGTTAGAGAAAGTGAAGCGCGTAATTGAGCGCGAAGTACCAGGGGCTCCTCATGAAGTATTACTAGTTATTGATGCAACAACAGGACAAAATGGTTTAAGCCAAGCGAAAACATTCCGCGAGGCAACGAATGTTACTGGTATTGTTTTAACGAAGTTAGATGGAACTGCTAAAGGTGGTATCGTCTTAGCGATTCGTAACGAAATGGATGTTCCGGTGAAATTTGTTGGGCTAGGAGAGCAAATGGATGATCTGCAGCAGTTTGATCCAGAACAATATGTTTATGGTTTGTTTGCGAACTTAGTAGAAACAGAAGAAGTGTAA